GTGCCATTTTTCATAGTTTTAGCCCTAATGTTTGTGCTTGCTTTCTTAAATTAAAAGAACATTTTTTTTCTTAGTAAATTAAAATATACCTTTGCGTCGCTTTTTGGTTTCCGATTAACATCGGAATTAAAAGGGAATACAGTGTAAATCTGTAACTGTCCCGCAGCTGTAAGCTCTATTAAAGTTTTTCAAATCTAAAGTCACTTTTCGCCAACTGGCGGATGGGAAGACAGGAAAACCAGAGTAAGTCAGAAGACCTGCCTAAAAGTTTAATATTTCATAGCTTTCGGGGATTGAAGCTAGGAATGGGACTTTTTATACCTCATTTCTATTCTGATTCTGTTGCTGTGCGTGAAAAACTCACAACAAATGAACAAAAAAACAAAATTGATTGTCGCAGGTCTAGGACTTGTGCAATTAGCCCTTTTGGGTAAATCTGCTGTGGCACAAGATGCCAAAACATTAAATGAAGTGGTTATTTCTACCACAAAAAATGAACAAAAACAATCACAAACAGGTAAAGTAGTAACAATCATTACAAGCGAAGAATTAGCTCGTAGTAGCGGAAGAAACTTGGCCGAACTGTTAAATCAGCAAGCTGGAATTACAGTTGTTGGTGCTGGAAGTAACGCAAGTAAAGAAAGAAGCGTGTTTTTTAGAGGTGCAGCAAGTGCTTATGCCGTTATTTTAATTGATGGTGTTCTAGCTACTGATCCTTCTGGAACTGGAGGTGCTTTCGATTTACGTTTATTGGCCATCGACCAAATCGAGAGAATTGAAATTTTAAGAGGTGGTCAGTCGACTATCTATGGTTCTGATGCTGTTGCTGGTGTTATCAATATTATCACTAAAAAGAATGGCACAAAAGGTAATAATGTTTATGGTGTGGCATCTGCTGGAAGCTATGGAACTTATAAAGGACAAATTGGATTAAGCAGTAAAGTTGATGCTTTTACTTATAACCTAAGTTATTCTCATTTTAAAACTGATGGAATCTCTGAGGCTGAAAATCCTGCAGGAAATACTCAAGTTTTTGATAAAGATGGTGTTAAACAAGATGCATTAAACGCAAACTTCTCCATACAAGTTGATAAGAGATTTAGCATCAATCCTTTTGCACGTTATTATGAAGGCAAGTTTGATTATGATGATAATGCCTTTACTGACGCAAACAACACCTCAATCTCAAAACATTTTAATGGTGGTTTAAATGCTGTTTATCAATTAGGCAAAGGAAAAATCAGTTTAAATTATAGTCACGAGAATACTAATCGTGAATATAAAAGTTTATATGGTGGCAAATACCAAGGTAAAATGGATTTGCTTGATGTTTTCTACAATCAAAATCTGGGAGAGAAAGTAAACATCCTTTTAGGTTTAGATAATAGAGCAACTTCAGTAACTTATTTTAGTGCTGCTGCAACAAAAGAACCATCAGCAAATTTATTCAGTACTTATGCATCTGTGTTTTTACACGATTTAAGTGTTTTCAATTTAGAAGTTGGTGGCCGTTATAACAAGCACAATAAATACGGTGAAAACTACACTTATGCTGTAACGCCAAGCATCAATATTGTTAAAGAGGTAAAGTTATTTGGTACAATTTCTTCTGCATTTAGAGCACCAACTTTAGATATGTTGTTTGGTATGTATGGAGCTAACTTGAACTTAAAGCCAGAAAAAGCATTAACGTATGAAGCTGGAGCAAGCTTAAATTTCTTAGATGAGAAAATTAATCTTCGCGTTGTTGGTTTCAAGAGAGATATGGAAGACGCCATTATTTATGGGGCAACAGGATATATTAATCAAGACCAACAAAAAGATAAAGGTTTTGAAATTGAACCAAGTATAAAGTTTGGTAAATTCTCATTGAACGGTTATTACGCCTATGTTGAAGGAAAACAAATTACTGGAACTAAGGTGTCGGATATTCTTTTGCGTAGACCAAAAAATACTTATGGAGTTAATGCTGGTGTTCAAGCGACTGAAAATTTATACTTAAGTGCTAACTATAAATTTACTGGAGAAAGAACTGATAGTGATTTTAGTACTTTTCCTTCAGTTAATAAGGTGCTGGATTCTTATCAGTTATTTAACTTTTATGTGGAATATGCTTTGGCTAAAAAACGTGTTAAAATCTTCGCAGATTTGAAAAACTTAACTGACGAAAAGTACATTGAGATTATTGGTTACCGAACAATGGGTTTCAATATGAATGCTGGTGTAAGCTTTAATTTTAAATAATATTCATCCCTAATAAATGAAAAAGCCTTCTCGGTATATCGGGAGGGTTTTTTAGTTGAAGATTTACGTCATTGAGAAGTTGATTTTTCTTCAGCCGTGACAATCCCCTTTGAAATATGGCATTCATAAGATTTTGCAGCTGGATTTTTATTTCATAAATTAATCGAACATTTATTCTTCTATGATAAAGAAATTAATTTTGGTTATGTTTTTATTGTCAAGGGCTAACTTATGTAATGCACAAGTAGTTGATATTAAAGAATTAACTCTTCTTTTTGATGTTCCTATTCAGATACTGGAAAAAAAGATAAACATTAATAAATGGAATAAAATTAATGAACTTAAGAAT
The sequence above is drawn from the Pedobacter frigiditerrae genome and encodes:
- a CDS encoding TonB-dependent receptor plug domain-containing protein; the protein is MNKKTKLIVAGLGLVQLALLGKSAVAQDAKTLNEVVISTTKNEQKQSQTGKVVTIITSEELARSSGRNLAELLNQQAGITVVGAGSNASKERSVFFRGAASAYAVILIDGVLATDPSGTGGAFDLRLLAIDQIERIEILRGGQSTIYGSDAVAGVINIITKKNGTKGNNVYGVASAGSYGTYKGQIGLSSKVDAFTYNLSYSHFKTDGISEAENPAGNTQVFDKDGVKQDALNANFSIQVDKRFSINPFARYYEGKFDYDDNAFTDANNTSISKHFNGGLNAVYQLGKGKISLNYSHENTNREYKSLYGGKYQGKMDLLDVFYNQNLGEKVNILLGLDNRATSVTYFSAAATKEPSANLFSTYASVFLHDLSVFNLEVGGRYNKHNKYGENYTYAVTPSINIVKEVKLFGTISSAFRAPTLDMLFGMYGANLNLKPEKALTYEAGASLNFLDEKINLRVVGFKRDMEDAIIYGATGYINQDQQKDKGFEIEPSIKFGKFSLNGYYAYVEGKQITGTKVSDILLRRPKNTYGVNAGVQATENLYLSANYKFTGERTDSDFSTFPSVNKVLDSYQLFNFYVEYALAKKRVKIFADLKNLTDEKYIEIIGYRTMGFNMNAGVSFNFK